A stretch of Mytilus edulis chromosome 11, xbMytEdul2.2, whole genome shotgun sequence DNA encodes these proteins:
- the LOC139496202 gene encoding sushi, von Willebrand factor type A, EGF and pentraxin domain-containing protein 1-like: MLKFYCVIAIVVSTFNLSYAGLLTRQCKAMSGTCGVKDLTCDLKFGTGWTLIGKCCGNRPCCKFQCENIQPPQFPNVTLTLTGLEIGAKATYICDSGLKLNGTMRLTCTDSGWSDDIPTNCYDPCVPGHCPPGQGCSVSSRTGKVVCE; the protein is encoded by the exons ATGTTGAAGTTTTATTGTGTCATTGCTATTGTCGTTAGCACATTCAATCTGTCTTATGCTGGAC ttcTGACTCGTCAATGCAAAGCTATGAGTGGCACTTGCGGGGTGAAAGATTTGACTTGTGATCTCAAATTTGGCACCGGTTGGACATTGATTGGGAAATGTTGTGGTAACAGACCGTGCTGTAAAT TTCAGTGTGAAAACATTCAGCCTCCGCAGTTTCCAAATGTTACATTGACGTTAACTGGACTAGAAATTGGTGCAAAAGCAACCTACATATGTGACAGTGGATTAAAATTAAACGGAACAATGCGCCTCACATGCACAGACTCTGGGTGGAGCGACGATATTCCAACAAATTGTTATG ATCCATGTGTTCCAGGCCATTGTCCACCAGGTCAAGGCTGCTCAGTTAGTAGTCGAACTGGTAAAGTTGTGTGTGAATAA